One window from the genome of Pieris napi chromosome 3, ilPieNapi1.2, whole genome shotgun sequence encodes:
- the LOC125063654 gene encoding multiple epidermal growth factor-like domains protein 10, with the protein MYRILFILGSLISVECQVCTKRVMSSRWVPQTYVKTYRENYRAQCWYGSCTRTRVATYVDSKWVQKVVVENKKTCCDGYIQMDDDELEDNIQCNPICIPACKNGYCDKPGECKCNNGYFFKPHSTYECLPSCQNDCGRGHCSAPETCECDFGYVFQNNTCQPICNEPCINGTCIAPDTCECNIGYRKSEDNTCAPYCSKGCTHGTCVSPEVCQCVAGFKKSEDECVPHCDSDCGYGNCTAPNECTCNEGYKVENITCIPHCNGTCDHGKCIAPNTCECDEGWSNVFGVCQPICSIPCQNGACIGPDECLCDTGYVKAENGSCTPYCAECDHGKCIAPNTCDCDEGWSNVSGVCQPICSIPCQNGACIGPDECLCDTGYVKAENGSCTPYCAECDHGKCIAPNTCDCDEGWSNVSGVCQPICSIPCQNGACIGPDECLCDTGYVKAENGSCTPYCAECDHGKCIAPNTCECDEGWSNVSGVCQPICSISCQNGACIGPDECLCDTGYVKAENGSCTPYCAECDHGRCVAPDICECDDGWVKNGSSCTALCKTPCGHGFCVQPNVCNCYSGYKQGIRALGEICVPDCDLCNNTCVEPECVCDYPCCTSVDCIKIYRTDGKTTVEDSTSKENTTKSTNYLNTTSIDYDDDDISTDNISTTDNEELLKQTKDEHAGYPYWVYFLLLGLILLAPFSVYIIIFASRKKMQHWFKGGSYEIDDRYPQCKDLTIPQATSGSLSSIISYSDIKNRKEAVVGL; encoded by the exons GAGTAGTCGATGGGTTCCACAAACTTATGTTAAGACGTACAGGGAAAATTATCGCGCCCAATGCTGGTATGGTAGTTGCACGCGGACAAGGGTAGCTACCTATGTAGACAGCAAGTGGGTCCAG AAAGTTGTTGTCGAAAATAAGAAGACGTGTTGCGATGGTTATATTCAAATGGACGATGACGAATTAGAAGACAA caTTCAATGTAATCCTATTTGTATACCAGCTTGTAAAAATGGCTATTGTGATAAACCAGGAGAATGCAAGTGCAACAATGGTTACTTCTTTAAACCCCACAGCACCTATGAATGCCTGCCGTCCTGTCAAAACGATTGTGGAAGAGGCCATTGTAGCGCCCCAGAAACATGTGAATGTGACTTTGGATACGTTTTTCAAAACAATACATGTCAACCAATTTGCAATGAGCCCTGTATAAATGGGACTTGCATTGCACCAGACACCTGTGAATGTAATATTGGCTATCGGAAGTCAGAGGATAACACTTGTGCCCCATACTGTTCTAAGGGATGCACACACGGAACATGTGTTAGCCCAGAAGTTTGCCAATGCGTGGCTGGATTCAAAAAGTCTGAAGATGAATGTGTACCACATTGTGATAGTGATTGTGGATATGGTAATTGTACTGCACCAAACGAATGTACATGTAATGAAGGATATAAAGTAGAAAATATAACTTGTATACCGCATTGCAATGGCACCTGCGATCATGGCAAATGTATTGCTCCAAATACGTGTGAATGCGATGAAGGTTGGTCTAATGTTTTTGGCGTTTGTCAACCAATTTGTTCAATCCCTTGTCAAAATGGTGCTTGTATTGGTCCAGATGAGTGCCTGTGTGATACTGGGTATGTGAAAGCTGAAAATGGTTCATGCACTCCCTATTGTGCAGAATGTGATCATGGCAAATGTATTGCTCCAAATACGTGTGATTGTGACGAAGGTTGGTCCAATGTTTCTGGTGTTTGTCAACCAATTTGTTCAATCCCTTGTCAAAATGGTGCTTGTATTGGTCCAGATGAGTGCCTGTGTGATACTGGGTATGTGAAAGCTGAAAATGGTTCATGCACTCCCTATTGTGCAGAATGTGATCATGGCAAATGTATTGCTCCAAATACGTGTGATTGTGACGAAGGTTGGTCCAATGTTTCTGGTGTTTGTCAACCAATTTGTTCAATCCCTTGTCAAAATGGTGCTTGTATTGGTCCAGATGAGTGCCTGTGTGATACTGGGTATGTTAAAGCTGAAAATGGTTCCTGCACTCCCTATTGTGCAGAATGTGATCACGGCAAATGTATTGCTCCAAATACGTGTGAATGCGACGAAGGTTGGTCCAATGTTTCTGGTGTTTGTCAACCAATTTGTTCAATCTCTTGTCAAAATGGTGCTTGTATTGGTCCAGATGAGTGCCTGTGTGATACTGGGTATGTTAAAGCTGAAAATGGTTCCTGCACTCCCTATTGTGCAGAATGTGATCATGGAAGATGTGTCGCTCCAGATATTTGTGAATGTGATGATGGTTGGGTTAAAAATGGCTCAAGCTGTACTGCGTTATGTAAAACACCTTGTGGGCATGGCTTTTGTGTGCAACCAAATGTGTGCAATTGTTATTCAGGATATAAACAAGGCATTCGGGCATTAGGTGAAATTTGTGTCCCTGACTGTGACTTATGTAATAATACATGTGTGGAACCTGAATGTGTGTGTGATTACCCATGTTGTACCAGTGTggattgtattaaaatttatcgCACGGACGGGAAAACGACAGTAGAAGACAGTACGTCTAAGGAAAATACTACAAAAAGTACCAACTACTTGAATACAACGAGTATAGattatgatgatgatgatatttCAACTGACAATATTTCGACCACAGACAATGAAGaactattaaaacaaacaaaagacGAGCATGCAGG ATATCCATACTGGGTCTATTTTCTTCTCCTAGGCCTAATTTTATTAGCACCATTttctgtttatattataattttcgcAAGCAGGAAAAAGATGCAGCACTGGTTTAAGGGTGGCAGCTATGAAATAGATG ATCGCTACCCTCAATGCAAGGATTTGACAATACCTCAAGCTACGTCTGGCAGCTTGTCTTCGATTATTTCATATTCTGATATTAAGAACAGAAAAGAAGCAGTTGTAGgattatga